Proteins found in one Methanomassiliicoccus sp. genomic segment:
- a CDS encoding metal-dependent transcriptional regulator, translating to MLSENAEDYLACIWDLGQRTGSDVVKTTAIAAKLKLTPASVTEMTQKLASEGYLNYEKYKGVTLTYKGKKVAERIKRKHRLLERFFCDVIGLRRDQSHDEAMKLEHTVSDESVEKLNQILNYPQVCPDGDPIPPCEEPLDPDPDLSIHLTDLDEGEKGIITHLTCDETTKIKRLISMGFVPGRSVALEERVPMGGPLLVQLEELKVALARDCASLVMVRKC from the coding sequence ATGTTAAGTGAGAACGCCGAGGACTACCTAGCCTGCATTTGGGACCTGGGGCAAAGGACCGGGTCTGATGTCGTTAAGACCACCGCCATAGCCGCAAAATTAAAACTGACCCCGGCGAGCGTAACGGAAATGACGCAAAAGCTAGCATCCGAAGGTTATCTCAACTACGAGAAGTACAAAGGTGTCACCCTGACGTACAAGGGTAAGAAGGTGGCCGAGAGGATCAAGAGGAAGCATCGCCTGTTGGAGAGGTTCTTCTGCGATGTCATCGGCCTAAGGCGGGACCAGAGCCACGATGAGGCCATGAAGCTGGAGCACACCGTGTCCGATGAGTCCGTGGAGAAGCTCAATCAGATTTTGAACTATCCTCAGGTTTGCCCCGATGGCGACCCCATTCCTCCCTGCGAGGAGCCCCTTGACCCCGATCCCGACCTCTCCATCCACCTAACGGACCTCGATGAGGGTGAGAAGGGCATCATAACTCACTTGACCTGCGACGAGACCACGAAGATAAAACGGTTGATATCCATGGGCTTCGTCCCCGGCCGCTCGGTGGCCCTCGAGGAGAGGGTGCCGATGGGAGGTCCCCTACTGGTACAGCTCGAAGAGCTCAAGGTGGCCTTGGCACGCGACTGTGCCTCCCTGGTGATGGTCCGGAAGTGCTAA
- a CDS encoding cysteine--tRNA ligase, which produces MSLRIFNTLTKQEEEFKPIEDKKVKMYVCGVTVYDDIHMGHARSIIVFDMITRYLRYRGYDVTHLTNFTDVDDKIINRAAEMGMEPLALSKMYIEKYFLDVDALGVKRANAYPKASENIPQIIAMIQKIMDHGFAYKSEDGSVYFSVDKVKDYGRLTGQRLEDMQAGARVEVNELKRNPYDFALWKAAKPGEIFWDSPWGKGRPGWHIECSAMCTEYLGETIDIHGGGNDLMFPHHENEILQSEAANGRPLANYWVHNGMLQVQDAKMSKSLKNFFSVREVLTKHSKEELRFYVLSAHYRGPQVYSEAALEEASASLKRLHNVYHELLSAQKRAQGSDDAKELVDIFRAKFIEAMDQDFNTRAAISELFEAVREINKLLSDGRLSGEGAKNILGVLKEMDSVFAILPAEQSSSEDRSGEIIDILIEVRNELRKRKQYDLADKIRDLLKEKGVELQDTAEGVKWKRTGN; this is translated from the coding sequence GTGTCCCTGAGGATTTTCAACACACTGACCAAGCAGGAAGAGGAGTTCAAGCCCATCGAAGACAAGAAGGTCAAGATGTACGTCTGCGGGGTCACCGTGTACGACGATATCCACATGGGGCACGCACGCTCCATAATAGTGTTCGACATGATCACCAGGTACCTCCGCTACCGCGGCTATGATGTCACCCACCTCACGAACTTCACGGACGTGGATGACAAGATCATCAACCGGGCGGCGGAGATGGGGATGGAGCCGCTGGCCCTTTCCAAGATGTACATCGAGAAGTACTTCCTGGACGTCGACGCCCTAGGGGTAAAGCGTGCCAACGCCTACCCTAAGGCATCCGAGAACATACCTCAGATCATCGCCATGATCCAGAAGATCATGGACCACGGCTTCGCGTACAAGAGCGAGGACGGGTCCGTCTACTTCTCCGTGGACAAGGTGAAGGACTATGGCCGCCTCACCGGGCAGAGGCTGGAGGACATGCAGGCGGGAGCACGGGTCGAGGTCAATGAACTTAAGAGGAACCCGTACGACTTTGCTCTGTGGAAGGCCGCCAAGCCGGGCGAGATATTCTGGGACTCCCCCTGGGGAAAGGGTCGTCCAGGCTGGCACATCGAGTGCTCGGCCATGTGCACCGAGTATCTTGGTGAGACGATTGACATCCATGGCGGCGGCAACGACCTGATGTTCCCCCATCATGAGAACGAGATCCTGCAGTCCGAGGCCGCCAACGGTCGGCCGCTGGCCAACTACTGGGTGCATAATGGCATGCTCCAGGTCCAGGATGCCAAGATGTCCAAGTCCCTGAAGAACTTCTTCTCGGTCAGGGAAGTGCTCACCAAGCACTCCAAGGAGGAGCTGAGATTCTACGTCCTGTCAGCCCACTACCGCGGCCCCCAGGTGTACTCCGAGGCCGCCCTAGAGGAGGCCTCGGCCAGCCTCAAGCGCCTGCACAACGTGTACCACGAGCTCCTCTCCGCCCAGAAGAGGGCGCAAGGCAGCGACGACGCCAAGGAGCTCGTGGATATCTTCCGAGCAAAGTTCATCGAGGCCATGGACCAGGACTTCAACACCCGCGCCGCCATCTCCGAGCTGTTCGAGGCCGTCAGGGAGATCAACAAGCTTCTTTCCGACGGCAGGTTGAGCGGGGAAGGAGCGAAGAACATCCTGGGCGTGCTGAAGGAGATGGACTCGGTGTTCGCCATCCTCCCCGCGGAACAATCTTCCAGTGAGGACCGCTCCGGAGAGATCATCGACATCCTGATAGAGGTGCGCAACGAGCTGCGGAAGAGAAAGCAGTATGACCTTGCGGATAAGATCCGCGATCTTCTCAAGGAGAAGGGCGTGGAGCTGCAGGACACCGCGGAGGGCGTGAAGTGGAAGAGGACCGGGAACTGA
- a CDS encoding radical SAM protein, protein MEEDRELIVRKKAILLTSGPIQVSPQFRPPFPLSRSTAGPGAGSSSLVLSFGRFRVKKAITTEPCEFLLVGDGPMYVLMRGEETFLDDVRILPTIAHAPEQAFFNLDTQCIYHCRFCTSPALEKKLTKGLDPDKVVAMVRGLSQREDLRAVAFTAAVVKDPQSTVDKLAYVISKVREFLPDIPIGVEPYIDTWEQIDQLKKAGADEIKLNIETFDREIFQKVCGELDLDHILETITYAVRVFGRGKVTSNIIVGMGETDANILQGVQELASRGCVATLRPLRLNDLNRRPMAEALGTMEELTPERLLRLAREHRRILENNGLTSLTLHTMCHECGCCDIVPFRDI, encoded by the coding sequence GTGGAAGAGGACCGGGAACTGATCGTCCGGAAGAAAGCCATCCTCCTAACCTCAGGCCCCATACAGGTATCGCCGCAGTTCCGCCCACCCTTCCCCCTCTCCCGATCCACCGCCGGGCCCGGCGCAGGTTCATCCTCACTGGTCCTGTCCTTCGGCCGCTTCCGGGTGAAGAAGGCCATCACCACCGAGCCTTGCGAGTTCTTGCTTGTCGGGGACGGGCCTATGTATGTCCTGATGAGAGGCGAGGAGACGTTCCTCGATGATGTGCGAATCCTGCCAACGATAGCTCACGCACCGGAGCAGGCCTTCTTCAACCTTGATACCCAGTGTATCTATCACTGCCGTTTCTGCACCTCCCCCGCTCTCGAGAAAAAGCTCACCAAAGGGCTTGACCCGGACAAGGTCGTGGCCATGGTGAGAGGTCTTTCGCAACGCGAGGACCTGAGGGCGGTGGCCTTCACGGCGGCCGTGGTGAAGGACCCGCAGAGCACCGTGGACAAGCTTGCCTACGTGATATCGAAGGTACGGGAGTTCCTGCCGGACATACCTATCGGCGTGGAGCCATACATCGACACATGGGAGCAGATCGACCAGCTCAAGAAGGCGGGGGCGGACGAGATAAAGCTGAACATCGAGACCTTCGACCGTGAGATCTTCCAGAAGGTCTGCGGAGAGCTTGATCTGGACCACATCCTGGAGACCATAACGTATGCCGTGAGGGTCTTCGGCCGCGGCAAGGTAACCTCCAACATAATCGTGGGTATGGGGGAGACCGACGCCAACATCCTTCAGGGCGTGCAGGAACTGGCCAGCCGTGGTTGCGTGGCGACCCTCCGACCTCTGCGCCTGAACGATCTCAACCGCAGGCCTATGGCCGAAGCGCTGGGAACAATGGAGGAGCTGACCCCGGAGCGACTGTTGCGGCTGGCACGTGAGCATCGGAGGATCCTCGAGAACAATGGCCTAACTTCCCTGACCCTTCACACCATGTGCCATGAGTGCGGGTGCTGCGATATCGTACCCTTCCGTGACATATAA